From a region of the Sporosarcina ureilytica genome:
- a CDS encoding sodium-dependent transporter, which produces MKEKTEQWSSKLGFILSSAGAAIGLGAIWKFPYVTGMSGGGAFFLIFVAFTVLIGLPMLISEFIIGRGAGKEAISAYKKLAPDSLAVWIGRLGVVGCFLLLSFYSVVGGWVLVYSVMSVFGKVIGGGADYPVLFETVIGTPWITIVGLLAFTLANIFVVSSGIQAGIEKANKYMMPLLFIFFVILVIRALTFDGAWEGVKFFLAPDFSSITGESLLYALGQSFFSLAVGFSCMVTYSSYLKKDVSLPSSAGTVVGLNIFVSLLAGLAIFPVVFAFGYEPAEGPGLLFIVLPSIFSQIPLGEVFLALFLLLFLFATLTSSFSLYEIVVAAATESGKRSRKWVTWMAGVVIFIAAIPSALSSSSLSSFTIFNKSIFDGTDYLVSNLLLPFGSFLIALFIVHKMDEKLVKEEFYLNTNGSPSLYMTWRLLMKWIVPFTIAIVFLNMLGFI; this is translated from the coding sequence TTGAAAGAGAAAACAGAACAGTGGTCCTCTAAGTTAGGGTTTATTTTATCTTCCGCTGGGGCAGCCATCGGATTGGGTGCTATTTGGAAATTTCCGTATGTCACTGGAATGAGTGGCGGTGGCGCATTCTTCCTTATATTTGTTGCGTTTACAGTCCTAATTGGTCTGCCGATGCTAATATCGGAGTTTATTATCGGAAGAGGGGCAGGCAAGGAAGCGATTAGCGCGTATAAAAAACTTGCTCCGGATAGTTTGGCGGTTTGGATTGGAAGGCTCGGCGTTGTCGGGTGTTTTTTATTATTGTCCTTTTATAGCGTTGTCGGCGGTTGGGTGCTTGTCTACAGTGTGATGTCTGTTTTTGGAAAGGTGATTGGCGGCGGGGCGGATTATCCAGTGTTGTTTGAAACTGTCATTGGGACGCCTTGGATTACCATAGTCGGCTTGCTCGCGTTTACATTGGCGAACATTTTTGTGGTGTCGTCGGGCATTCAAGCAGGCATTGAAAAAGCGAATAAATATATGATGCCCTTATTATTTATCTTCTTTGTCATTCTGGTCATCCGCGCCTTAACGTTTGACGGTGCGTGGGAAGGCGTGAAATTTTTCTTGGCGCCTGACTTTTCGAGCATCACGGGTGAATCGTTATTGTACGCATTAGGTCAATCGTTTTTCTCGTTAGCTGTTGGATTTTCTTGTATGGTGACATACAGCTCTTATTTGAAGAAAGATGTCAGCTTGCCATCTTCCGCGGGCACAGTCGTTGGTTTAAATATATTCGTATCCTTGCTTGCGGGGCTTGCGATTTTTCCAGTGGTATTCGCATTTGGTTATGAACCGGCAGAAGGACCTGGTTTGTTATTTATCGTGTTACCATCCATATTTTCTCAAATTCCTTTAGGGGAAGTATTTTTGGCGTTATTTTTATTGTTATTTTTATTCGCGACGTTGACGTCCTCATTTAGCTTATATGAAATTGTCGTGGCCGCTGCAACTGAGAGCGGTAAACGTTCACGTAAATGGGTGACTTGGATGGCGGGCGTTGTCATCTTTATCGCTGCGATTCCATCGGCTTTATCATCGAGCAGTCTTTCTTCATTTACTATTTTTAATAAAAGTATCTTCGATGGGACAGACTACCTCGTGAGTAATCTTCTTCTTCCATTTGGCAGTTTTCTAATTGCGCTGTTTATTGTTCATAAAATGGATGAGAAGCTTGTGAAAGAAGAATTTTATTTGAATACGAATGGCTCGCCTTCGCTTTATATGACTTGGCGGCTCCTAATGAAGTGGATTGTCCCATTTACGATTGCGATTGTGTTTTTAAATATGCTCGGCTTCATTTGA
- a CDS encoding cation diffusion facilitator family transporter → MMQEFHDRAPILAGWISLISNIVLTIVKIVVGTLFHSPVLLADGYHNAGDVVASGAALTSMRISQRPADEDHPYGHGKAEVISAAIVAIILGLAAVYIAYESISAFFAEPEKASIIAFITAIVSLVAKQVLYVYTIRIGKRVNSKGLIATAYDHLADVYASLAAVAGIGLALVGDHYGITILSYGDPIAGIIVTILVFKLAYGMGKEALDTLMEKSVEQERLDSFTELIQSVPEVKRIDRLRAREHGHYVLVDLRIGVDGTLTIQEGHDIIRKIKQTIMEEYEDVDEVLIHLNPWYEKEE, encoded by the coding sequence ATGATGCAAGAATTCCATGATCGGGCACCGATTCTCGCGGGTTGGATTAGTTTAATTAGCAATATTGTACTGACGATCGTAAAGATTGTTGTTGGAACGCTATTCCATAGTCCGGTATTGCTTGCAGATGGTTATCATAATGCGGGGGACGTTGTGGCGAGTGGCGCTGCATTGACGTCGATGCGGATTTCTCAGCGCCCGGCGGATGAGGACCACCCATATGGACACGGAAAAGCGGAAGTGATTAGTGCTGCGATTGTGGCGATTATTTTAGGGTTGGCTGCAGTTTATATTGCCTATGAGTCGATTTCAGCTTTCTTTGCGGAACCGGAAAAGGCGAGTATTATTGCGTTTATTACAGCAATTGTGTCACTTGTCGCAAAACAAGTGTTATACGTGTATACGATTCGAATTGGTAAAAGGGTCAATAGTAAAGGGTTAATCGCGACGGCTTATGACCATTTGGCGGATGTGTATGCATCACTAGCCGCAGTTGCAGGAATTGGACTCGCACTTGTCGGTGATCATTATGGGATTACAATCTTATCTTACGGGGATCCAATTGCCGGCATCATTGTCACGATTTTAGTCTTCAAACTTGCTTATGGCATGGGGAAAGAAGCGCTCGATACATTGATGGAAAAAAGTGTAGAACAAGAACGATTGGACAGTTTTACAGAGCTAATACAATCGGTTCCAGAAGTGAAAAGAATTGACCGACTCCGCGCTAGAGAACACGGCCATTATGTTTTGGTCGATCTGCGGATAGGTGTGGACGGGACGTTAACCATCCAAGAAGGGCACGATATTATCCGTAAAATCAAGCAAACGATTATGGAAGAGTATGAAGATGTGGATGAAGTGCTCATTCATTTAAATCCGTGGTATGAAAAAGAGGAATAA
- a CDS encoding efflux RND transporter periplasmic adaptor subunit, which yields MKKKVWIWVLSIVGLIVISTAGLFLIFMKTTNELGADFEDAGILVQKVSEQKLGESILVTGKVIPEEEQKVFLDPENGEVHEYLVEENQQVVAGEPLFTYDASKVDAEYNKAVRSRDLIQNRLKIEQNEIATIEKRIGEVRKKVKNGDEEYTEEDINLLSKEKIQSEMNVEDTKDELASAQELINELAATKQSMTVVSKIDGIIVKVNKNVEKTEAGTNVPVIHIISSEPYKVIGTMSEFDTVKIQPGQAVTIRPKVFKDREWNGVVESVSHFPDEEGGMDDFGGGGNVTMYPFKVAITDDTSELRQGFHVSLEVNVSGDEKALAIPHMALTIDEEGLECVYVLVDGFLEKRNVQLGEMNDEFIGIVEGVADGELIVIMPDESMHDGMEVTFYDEVE from the coding sequence ATGAAAAAGAAGGTGTGGATTTGGGTTTTAAGCATTGTAGGCCTAATCGTGATATCAACAGCGGGGTTATTTTTAATTTTCATGAAAACTACAAATGAACTTGGCGCTGACTTTGAAGACGCAGGGATCCTCGTCCAAAAAGTAAGTGAACAAAAGTTAGGGGAGTCCATCCTTGTCACGGGGAAAGTGATTCCTGAAGAGGAGCAAAAAGTATTTTTAGACCCAGAAAACGGTGAGGTTCATGAATATTTAGTCGAGGAAAATCAACAAGTGGTTGCTGGGGAACCGTTATTTACATATGACGCGTCCAAAGTGGATGCTGAGTATAATAAAGCTGTACGTTCAAGGGATTTAATCCAAAACAGATTAAAAATAGAGCAAAATGAAATCGCCACAATTGAAAAGCGAATCGGAGAAGTAAGGAAGAAAGTAAAAAATGGAGATGAAGAATATACAGAAGAAGACATCAATTTACTTTCTAAAGAAAAAATCCAAAGCGAAATGAATGTTGAAGATACAAAAGACGAATTAGCGTCTGCGCAAGAACTCATTAACGAGTTGGCGGCGACGAAACAAAGTATGACTGTTGTGAGTAAAATTGATGGCATTATTGTGAAAGTTAATAAAAACGTTGAAAAAACGGAGGCAGGCACAAATGTCCCGGTCATTCACATCATTTCCAGTGAACCTTACAAAGTCATTGGCACGATGAGTGAATTTGATACGGTGAAAATTCAACCCGGACAAGCTGTCACGATTCGTCCAAAAGTGTTTAAAGACCGTGAGTGGAACGGTGTTGTTGAATCGGTTTCTCATTTTCCGGATGAAGAAGGCGGTATGGATGACTTCGGCGGTGGGGGGAATGTGACGATGTATCCTTTTAAAGTAGCCATTACCGATGATACATCCGAACTTCGTCAAGGTTTTCATGTGTCATTAGAAGTGAATGTGTCTGGGGATGAAAAAGCGCTTGCGATTCCACATATGGCTTTGACAATCGATGAAGAAGGGCTAGAGTGCGTCTACGTGCTCGTCGATGGGTTCTTGGAAAAACGGAACGTGCAATTGGGTGAAATGAATGATGAATTCATTGGCATCGTTGAAGGGGTTGCGGATGGGGAATTGATCGTCATCATGCCAGATGAAAGTATGCATGACGGAATGGAAGTGACTTTCTATGATGAAGTTGAGTGA